The Terriglobus tenax genome contains a region encoding:
- a CDS encoding B12-binding domain-containing radical SAM protein: MSVHLVNPSDNSFGTAVITPRWLFVLAAATPEVAGDPILIDESLEPIVPESIQPGDIVGISVHTGNALRGYQVGRMARERGAWVVYGGIHATLFPEEVLEQGQGHAVVKGDGDIAWGKAVLDCLAGSPDTIYEGGRIGGSEFLAGRWDLMDPAKYMWASVQTIRGCPKHCSFCSVWRTDGQKPRQRRFQSVIDEIVNLRRIGFRFIALADDNFYPVTLTDLRLAREQNNTAKLEELTAIRAERFQLMEELAKLPKDMVFFTQITMEAGEDGEYLDAMRRANIKGALVGVEAVTPEGLKSVFKDWNYSGEGLANQLQTFKKHGVHVLGSFIFGLPTDRPATFDATVEMALKAGVTFAQFVMMTPFPGTVDFGRWEKEQAKDPMMVEGTPITRYWLIPTAIRPKMFTPHPTMSSDEIRNRTQKVWDRFYTWGAIWERSACTPTLRARLGFIFLSKLYRQMYAGTGISTDSARRKKSKRWARWTARQCKKLFMARPMPELQSPAWELAFASPVRRPAFMGSEGSLVTISQEERG, encoded by the coding sequence ATGAGCGTTCACCTGGTGAACCCTAGCGATAACTCCTTTGGTACCGCCGTCATTACGCCGCGCTGGCTGTTTGTCCTGGCCGCCGCTACCCCGGAGGTCGCAGGCGACCCCATCCTGATCGACGAATCGCTCGAACCCATCGTTCCGGAGAGCATTCAGCCCGGCGACATCGTCGGCATCAGCGTCCACACCGGCAACGCCCTGCGGGGCTACCAGGTGGGCCGCATGGCCCGCGAGCGCGGCGCATGGGTCGTCTACGGCGGCATCCACGCCACACTTTTTCCTGAGGAAGTTCTGGAACAGGGCCAGGGGCACGCCGTCGTCAAGGGCGACGGAGATATTGCCTGGGGCAAGGCTGTTTTGGACTGCCTCGCAGGCAGTCCCGACACCATCTATGAGGGCGGCCGCATCGGCGGCAGCGAGTTCCTCGCCGGCCGATGGGACCTGATGGATCCCGCGAAATATATGTGGGCCTCCGTCCAGACCATCCGCGGCTGCCCCAAACACTGCAGCTTCTGCAGCGTCTGGCGTACCGACGGCCAGAAGCCCCGCCAGCGACGCTTCCAAAGCGTGATCGACGAGATCGTCAATCTCCGCCGCATCGGTTTCCGCTTCATCGCCCTGGCCGACGACAACTTCTACCCCGTCACCCTGACCGACCTGCGCCTGGCCCGCGAGCAGAACAACACCGCCAAGCTGGAGGAGTTGACCGCCATCCGCGCCGAGCGCTTCCAACTGATGGAAGAGCTGGCAAAGCTGCCCAAAGACATGGTCTTCTTCACCCAGATCACCATGGAAGCCGGAGAAGACGGCGAGTACCTGGACGCCATGCGCCGCGCCAACATTAAGGGCGCCCTGGTTGGCGTCGAAGCCGTCACGCCCGAAGGCCTGAAGTCGGTCTTCAAAGACTGGAACTACTCCGGAGAAGGGCTGGCGAACCAGCTCCAGACCTTCAAAAAGCACGGAGTGCACGTCCTCGGTTCGTTCATCTTCGGGCTCCCCACAGACCGCCCCGCTACGTTCGACGCCACCGTGGAGATGGCCCTGAAAGCCGGTGTGACCTTCGCGCAGTTCGTCATGATGACGCCCTTTCCGGGCACCGTCGACTTTGGCCGCTGGGAAAAAGAGCAGGCCAAGGACCCCATGATGGTCGAGGGCACGCCCATCACCCGCTACTGGCTCATTCCCACGGCTATCCGTCCCAAAATGTTCACGCCGCACCCTACCATGAGCTCGGACGAGATTCGCAACCGCACCCAGAAGGTCTGGGATCGCTTCTATACCTGGGGAGCTATCTGGGAGCGGTCTGCCTGCACGCCCACGCTTCGCGCGCGCCTGGGCTTCATCTTCCTGTCCAAGCTCTATCGGCAGATGTATGCCGGTACAGGCATCTCCACCGACAGCGCACGCCGCAAGAAGTCCAAACGCTGGGCACGATGGACAGCGCGGCAGTGCAAAAAGCTGTTTATGGCACGTCCCATGCCGGAACTGCAGTCGCCCGCGTGGGAGCTTGCCTTTGCCTCGCCCGTTCGCCGTCCGGCTTTTATGGGGAGCGAAGGCTCACTGGTCACCATCAGCCAGGAGGAACGCGGCTAA
- the rpe gene encoding ribulose-phosphate 3-epimerase, giving the protein MTELCFSILAADFAHLADDVAKATEGGGTVVHFDVMDGVFVPNISIGPPVLKSLRKATSLPIDCHLMIANADAYIPAFADNGANWVSVQWEACRHLNRTLDLIQKHGMKAGVVINPATPVGFLDEVLDMVHHVLVMTVNPGFGGQAFIPGTLKKVEKLAALRKERGLDFRIQVDGGIDHETVQSVVKAGAELLVAGTSVFGRGTPVEDAKSLLELARTAR; this is encoded by the coding sequence GTGACCGAGCTCTGCTTTTCCATCCTTGCAGCCGACTTTGCCCACCTAGCCGACGATGTTGCCAAAGCAACGGAAGGCGGCGGCACGGTTGTCCACTTCGATGTGATGGACGGCGTCTTTGTGCCCAACATCAGCATCGGTCCGCCGGTACTGAAGAGCCTGCGCAAGGCGACCAGCCTGCCGATTGACTGCCACCTGATGATTGCCAACGCCGACGCCTACATTCCAGCCTTTGCCGACAACGGCGCGAACTGGGTGAGCGTGCAGTGGGAAGCATGCCGCCACCTGAACCGCACGCTGGACCTGATCCAGAAACACGGCATGAAGGCCGGTGTGGTCATCAATCCGGCAACTCCGGTCGGATTTCTGGACGAGGTGCTGGACATGGTGCACCACGTGCTGGTGATGACCGTGAACCCGGGCTTCGGGGGACAGGCGTTTATCCCCGGCACGCTGAAGAAGGTGGAAAAGCTGGCAGCTCTCCGCAAGGAGCGCGGCCTGGATTTCCGCATCCAGGTGGACGGCGGCATTGACCACGAAACGGTGCAGAGCGTGGTGAAGGCGGGCGCAGAACTGCTGGTGGCCGGAACCTCGGTCTTTGGCCGCGGCACACCTGTGGAAGACGCAAAGAGCCTGCTGGAACTGGCTCGCACGGCCCGGTAG
- a CDS encoding catalase family peroxidase, whose protein sequence is MPLPNDERVVDLANRLLAQFDTLFGLHPGFRAAHAKGLMLTGVFTPSAQAASLTNAPHITRSSTPVTARFSNSTGLPLIPDSAPDANPRGLAIRFDLAEHVHTDIVSHSTNGFPTHTADEFLELLQAIGASGPDVPSPKPVELFLGSHPAALAFVQAPKPFPISLATESYFAVTAFEFTNAQGEKKFGRYRILPEAGDQFFSAEDAANLAPNYHYEEITERVAKAPVRFKIFVQVAGPGDVVDNATIHWPETRPLVELGVVELNAVVPDSLAQQKHIIFDPIPRCEGIEASADPLLELRAAIYLISGRRRRAAQMEQPA, encoded by the coding sequence ATGCCGCTTCCCAATGACGAACGCGTCGTTGATCTCGCTAACCGCCTTCTCGCTCAGTTTGACACCCTCTTCGGACTCCATCCCGGCTTCCGCGCGGCCCATGCCAAGGGCCTGATGCTGACCGGCGTCTTTACTCCCTCCGCTCAAGCCGCGTCACTGACCAATGCCCCGCACATCACGCGGTCCAGCACGCCGGTGACCGCGCGTTTCTCCAACTCCACCGGCCTGCCGCTTATCCCGGACAGTGCCCCGGATGCTAACCCGCGCGGCCTGGCTATCCGCTTTGACCTGGCCGAGCACGTCCACACCGACATCGTCAGCCACTCCACCAACGGCTTCCCGACACACACCGCGGACGAGTTTCTGGAACTTCTCCAGGCCATCGGAGCCAGCGGGCCGGATGTGCCCTCGCCCAAGCCGGTGGAGCTCTTCCTCGGCTCCCACCCCGCCGCCCTGGCTTTCGTGCAGGCGCCCAAGCCCTTTCCCATCAGCCTGGCAACGGAGAGCTACTTTGCCGTAACCGCGTTTGAGTTCACGAACGCGCAGGGCGAGAAGAAGTTTGGCCGCTACCGCATCCTTCCGGAGGCAGGCGACCAGTTCTTCTCCGCCGAGGACGCCGCGAATCTGGCCCCGAACTATCACTATGAGGAGATCACTGAGCGTGTGGCCAAGGCTCCCGTCAGGTTCAAGATCTTCGTCCAGGTGGCCGGGCCCGGGGATGTGGTCGACAACGCCACCATCCACTGGCCGGAGACCCGTCCGCTGGTGGAGCTTGGCGTCGTGGAGCTGAATGCAGTCGTTCCGGACTCGCTCGCGCAGCAGAAGCACATCATTTTTGATCCCATTCCGCGCTGCGAGGGGATTGAGGCTTCCGCCGATCCGCTACTGGAACTGCGGGCAGCTATCTATCTGATAAGCGGACGCCGTCGCCGCGCCGCGCAGATGGAGCAGCCCGCTTAA
- a CDS encoding putative bifunctional diguanylate cyclase/phosphodiesterase: MRCPSTLVDESERLQAVEEYGLNKSYSLSSLAPVVRLAAEMFHVPIAAVNLIGDRHVFFAASYGLEQACDMSRDVSFCAHAILQKEVMVVPDTANDIRFHDNPLVTGSPGVRFYAGVPLYAPSGHPIGALCVMDRVSHQTFSVQDSERLREFALLVTDKLELRRLEAAEQMWPTRFYEVAAASPGPLLEFDQNFHVTFCNGATAALLGYTQQQLAGAPLARFLPGLERPRLEHLIAGSTLNGSNGHLPHKALALHRDGYTVPVELVFFAWKKMSHRHFGVMLTDITDGRQRDQQLYRLSNFDALTGLANRRVLRHEVAGALDTGADVAVLAIDLDNFKDVNDTLGHKIGDQVLCVLTERMKDLLGPSEKVGRMGGDEFALLLRRGELAAARAAALSLMSEIGKPIEAGGLCMRVTASCGIALSTEAKHSAEELMGNADLALYQAKSMGRNQVSVYIPALRQEAIERRQFEAELHRAVENQEFELFYQPQVCLKSGSLIGAEALIRWNHPQKGYLSPAAFLPLLESGPLAGDVGTWVLRQACSQAAAWRQSSGNDSFRMGINLFAAQFFAGDLEEKVESALQDNGLPPESVELEITENIILNHNALILETLRRLRESGVCIAFDDFGTGYASLSMLRDYPLTQIKIDRSFTNNMCCSIRDEATVAATVGLARNYDLDVIAEGVETEEQMARLKSIGCDEGQGYFFGKPLPAEDFRQKFLVH; this comes from the coding sequence ATGCGCTGTCCCTCCACCTTGGTTGATGAGTCTGAGCGGCTGCAGGCAGTGGAAGAGTATGGCCTGAATAAGAGCTATAGTCTTTCCTCTCTTGCTCCCGTGGTCCGTCTTGCCGCTGAGATGTTTCATGTGCCGATCGCGGCAGTAAACCTGATCGGGGACCGGCACGTGTTCTTTGCCGCCAGCTATGGGCTGGAACAGGCCTGCGACATGAGCCGCGATGTCTCTTTCTGTGCCCATGCCATCCTGCAGAAGGAGGTCATGGTCGTGCCGGATACCGCTAACGATATCCGGTTTCACGATAACCCTTTGGTCACCGGCTCGCCGGGAGTCCGCTTCTATGCAGGAGTTCCCCTCTATGCCCCATCGGGCCACCCCATCGGTGCGCTCTGCGTGATGGATCGTGTTTCCCATCAGACATTTTCGGTGCAGGACAGCGAGCGTCTCCGGGAGTTTGCTCTCCTGGTCACCGATAAGCTGGAGTTGCGCCGTTTGGAGGCCGCGGAGCAGATGTGGCCCACTCGCTTTTATGAGGTTGCAGCTGCCTCGCCGGGGCCGCTGCTGGAGTTTGATCAGAACTTCCACGTCACCTTCTGCAATGGGGCAACCGCCGCCCTGTTGGGATACACGCAGCAGCAACTGGCGGGTGCTCCGCTGGCGCGGTTCCTGCCAGGGTTGGAGCGTCCCCGGCTTGAGCACCTGATCGCCGGTTCAACCCTGAATGGAAGCAACGGCCACCTCCCTCATAAGGCCTTGGCGCTGCATCGGGATGGCTACACCGTACCTGTGGAACTGGTATTTTTTGCCTGGAAGAAGATGAGCCACCGGCACTTCGGCGTCATGCTGACAGACATTACTGACGGCAGGCAGCGCGATCAGCAACTGTATCGTCTCTCGAACTTCGACGCCCTGACCGGCCTGGCCAACCGTCGCGTGTTGCGCCACGAGGTGGCTGGAGCCCTGGACACAGGTGCGGACGTGGCCGTGTTGGCCATTGACCTAGACAACTTCAAGGATGTGAATGACACGCTGGGGCACAAAATTGGTGATCAGGTACTGTGTGTTCTGACCGAGAGAATGAAAGACCTCCTGGGGCCTTCGGAAAAGGTGGGCCGTATGGGTGGGGACGAGTTTGCCCTGCTGCTGCGCCGGGGAGAACTGGCAGCAGCACGCGCGGCCGCACTGAGCCTGATGAGTGAGATCGGCAAGCCAATTGAAGCCGGTGGGCTCTGCATGCGCGTGACCGCCAGTTGCGGCATCGCACTTTCGACCGAGGCAAAGCACAGTGCCGAGGAGCTGATGGGCAACGCGGATCTGGCTCTTTACCAGGCCAAGAGCATGGGGAGGAACCAGGTTTCGGTTTATATTCCGGCCCTGCGGCAGGAGGCGATCGAGCGCCGCCAGTTTGAGGCAGAGCTGCACCGTGCGGTGGAAAATCAGGAGTTTGAACTCTTCTACCAGCCCCAGGTGTGCCTGAAAAGCGGCTCTCTCATCGGCGCGGAGGCGCTTATCCGCTGGAACCACCCGCAAAAGGGCTATCTCTCCCCGGCGGCGTTTCTACCGCTGCTGGAGTCTGGTCCTCTGGCCGGAGATGTCGGCACATGGGTGCTGCGACAGGCCTGCTCACAGGCTGCCGCTTGGCGCCAGTCATCAGGAAACGACTCGTTCCGTATGGGAATCAATCTCTTTGCTGCGCAGTTCTTCGCAGGCGATCTGGAGGAAAAGGTAGAAAGCGCCTTGCAGGACAATGGCCTGCCCCCCGAAAGCGTGGAGCTTGAAATCACTGAAAACATCATCCTGAATCACAACGCGCTCATCCTTGAAACGTTGAGGCGTCTGCGCGAGTCCGGTGTCTGCATCGCCTTTGACGACTTTGGTACCGGCTATGCCTCCCTGAGCATGTTGCGCGATTACCCCCTCACGCAGATCAAGATCGACCGAAGCTTTACCAACAACATGTGCTGCTCCATCCGGGATGAGGCAACGGTGGCCGCCACCGTAGGCCTGGCGCGCAACTACGACCTGGATGTGATCGCGGAAGGTGTCGAAACAGAGGAGCAGATGGCGCGGCTCAAGAGCATTGGCTGCGATGAAGGTCAGGGCTACTTCTTCGGCAAACCTCTCCCCGCCGAAGACTTCCGGCAGAAGTTCCTGGTTCACTGA
- a CDS encoding excinuclease ABC subunit UvrC: protein MPAAFHFGHSLAFSPGNTAEVLRQIPDSAGILALRGADDTAQPYLTKAANLRRRAARLLSPADGQTKRLSLRDRVAFVEWSTAGSDFESLLCLYQATAAFFPLAEARRRLKLFVPYNVRFAGDNAFPRVYVTNRLAKKSLAETYGPFLSRAAAERYSDAMLDLYKLRRCWEELDPYPEHPGCVYGEMKKCLAPCQERCTSEEYGGEATRVRGFLETHGESLLAEVAAERDEASAAMEFERAAEAHARWQKVKAAADFAPELVSSLPKLNAVLMQPCGEGEVAVFLVHSGCVHGPQKFSTRDIRAARAQEETGSSLFAQPQMLQPVPLEGDIVTPEDRLRTLLQGLVAEASTPTDMALLGDHLALLKRWYYRPEKSRVGRIFFADKDWPWRRLLNAAATLGNRTPAATETAS from the coding sequence ATGCCCGCTGCGTTCCACTTCGGCCACAGCCTTGCTTTCTCTCCGGGGAACACAGCCGAGGTTCTGCGCCAGATTCCTGATTCCGCCGGCATCCTGGCCCTGCGCGGGGCCGATGACACCGCCCAGCCCTACCTGACCAAGGCCGCCAATCTTCGGCGCCGTGCTGCGCGCCTGCTCTCGCCGGCTGACGGGCAGACCAAGCGGCTGAGCCTGCGTGACCGTGTTGCCTTTGTGGAATGGTCCACGGCCGGCAGCGACTTTGAGAGCCTGCTGTGCCTGTACCAGGCCACCGCCGCCTTCTTCCCGCTGGCCGAGGCGCGCAGGCGGCTGAAGCTGTTTGTGCCCTACAACGTGCGTTTTGCCGGGGACAATGCGTTTCCCCGCGTCTATGTGACCAACCGGCTCGCCAAAAAATCTCTGGCGGAGACCTACGGGCCTTTCCTTTCGCGTGCGGCGGCCGAGCGCTACTCTGACGCCATGCTGGACCTGTACAAGCTGCGCCGCTGCTGGGAGGAGCTGGATCCGTATCCGGAACACCCGGGCTGCGTCTACGGCGAGATGAAAAAGTGCCTTGCCCCATGCCAGGAGCGCTGCACCTCGGAGGAGTACGGCGGCGAGGCCACTCGTGTGCGCGGATTTCTGGAGACGCACGGTGAATCGCTGCTGGCAGAAGTTGCCGCGGAGCGCGATGAGGCCTCCGCAGCGATGGAGTTTGAGCGGGCCGCCGAAGCCCATGCCCGCTGGCAGAAGGTGAAAGCGGCAGCTGATTTTGCACCGGAGCTTGTCTCTTCCCTGCCGAAGCTGAATGCCGTTCTGATGCAGCCCTGCGGCGAGGGCGAGGTCGCCGTCTTCCTGGTTCATAGCGGCTGCGTCCATGGGCCACAGAAATTCTCGACGCGTGACATTCGCGCGGCACGGGCGCAGGAAGAGACGGGAAGCTCCCTGTTTGCGCAGCCGCAGATGCTGCAACCGGTGCCCCTGGAAGGCGATATCGTTACACCGGAAGACCGCCTGCGCACGCTGCTGCAAGGCCTCGTCGCAGAGGCAAGCACCCCCACGGATATGGCGCTGCTGGGCGATCACCTGGCGCTGCTGAAGCGCTGGTACTACCGCCCGGAGAAATCGCGCGTTGGGCGCATCTTCTTTGCCGATAAGGACTGGCCGTGGCGCAGGCTGTTGAACGCTGCCGCGACGCTTGGCAACCGGACGCCGGCGGCTACGGAAACCGCATCCTGA
- a CDS encoding Uma2 family endonuclease has protein sequence MQLSLDHLALPARIRPDRPMTDEELFEFCAENDFYRIEREPNGELSVMTPSGGFTSNKNVYLSRVLDEWAEKFGGMAFDSTGGFLLPDGSMRSPDAAWMPYEAIAGISDEQMAKFVPAAPYFIIELRSPSDSLAKLQAKMEAWIANGVQLGWLVDPFRKVVTIYRPGQKPEEQEGHTSVFGEGLLASFELPLARIWA, from the coding sequence ATGCAACTGTCGCTCGATCATCTCGCTCTGCCTGCCCGCATCCGGCCCGACCGGCCGATGACGGATGAGGAGTTGTTTGAGTTCTGCGCGGAGAATGATTTTTACCGGATTGAGCGCGAGCCGAATGGAGAGTTGAGCGTGATGACTCCGTCTGGTGGGTTCACCAGTAATAAGAACGTCTACCTCTCCCGCGTTTTGGATGAGTGGGCCGAGAAGTTTGGAGGCATGGCCTTCGATTCTACCGGCGGGTTTCTGCTTCCGGATGGTTCCATGCGTAGCCCGGATGCTGCCTGGATGCCGTATGAAGCGATTGCAGGTATCAGCGATGAACAGATGGCGAAGTTTGTGCCTGCAGCGCCATATTTCATCATTGAGCTGCGTTCACCCTCCGACAGCTTGGCGAAGCTACAAGCAAAGATGGAGGCATGGATTGCCAACGGAGTACAGCTCGGCTGGTTGGTCGATCCGTTCCGGAAGGTGGTGACGATCTATCGTCCCGGCCAAAAGCCTGAGGAGCAGGAAGGGCATACGTCGGTCTTTGGCGAGGGGTTGCTGGCTAGTTTTGAGCTGCCGCTGGCGAGGATTTGGGCGTGA
- a CDS encoding SDH family Clp fold serine proteinase, which produces MSTPQLDESILRVIDERALALEEQLNANVLFYVGRIHPAYLKPFRTFLEDIAANKTKKKDSVAILLETGGGSVQTVEKMVELIRAHYTGTVTFIVPDMAMSAGTVLCMSGNRIMMDYSSSLGPIDPQVLVKKNGEEMYVPALGYLDKVAELIGKSADNTLTAAEFALLKDLDLGLLRSYEQARDLSVELLKKWLIEYKFKDWIVHETTPELLGQPVTDEQRHARADEIARMLGDNRLWHSHGRFIGINTLRDILRLRIDDYTHDDKLRPAIRTYTDLLTDYMSRQGMKFVLHSPHVKLF; this is translated from the coding sequence ATGTCGACACCTCAGCTAGATGAGTCAATCCTCCGAGTAATTGATGAGCGAGCGCTTGCGCTGGAAGAACAGCTCAATGCGAATGTTCTCTTTTACGTTGGGCGAATCCATCCAGCGTATCTGAAGCCCTTTCGGACATTTCTCGAGGATATCGCTGCTAATAAGACGAAGAAAAAAGATTCTGTGGCGATCCTGCTAGAGACAGGCGGGGGGAGTGTCCAAACTGTCGAAAAGATGGTGGAGTTGATCCGTGCGCATTACACGGGCACAGTGACATTCATTGTGCCCGACATGGCGATGTCCGCAGGAACGGTCTTGTGCATGTCTGGTAACCGCATAATGATGGACTATTCCTCGTCACTAGGTCCCATCGACCCTCAAGTACTAGTCAAGAAAAATGGCGAGGAGATGTACGTTCCAGCCCTAGGCTATTTGGATAAAGTGGCTGAACTCATTGGTAAATCTGCAGACAATACTCTTACCGCTGCTGAGTTTGCGCTATTGAAGGATCTAGATCTGGGCTTACTTCGTTCGTATGAACAAGCGCGCGACCTCTCTGTGGAGTTGCTGAAGAAGTGGCTAATCGAATACAAGTTCAAGGATTGGATCGTTCATGAAACGACGCCAGAACTCTTAGGGCAACCGGTTACCGACGAGCAGAGACATGCCAGAGCAGATGAGATTGCTAGAATGCTGGGCGATAATCGTCTTTGGCATTCCCATGGACGGTTTATTGGCATCAATACACTCAGGGATATACTTCGTCTCCGAATTGACGATTACACACATGATGACAAGCTGCGGCCTGCTATTCGAACCTATACAGATCTGTTGACTGATTACATGTCTCGTCAAGGAATGAAGTTCGTTTTACATAGTCCTCATGTCAAACTGTTTTAA
- the rplA gene encoding 50S ribosomal protein L1, producing the protein MAKKLSKNVAKARAAVEARPYSLADAVSLLQKVKYAKFDETVDLTMRLGVDTRHADQMVRSTVVLPHGLGKTKVVAVITSGDRIREAEQAGAEFFGGEELVEKIQKENWTDFDALIATPDMMKSVGRLGKVLGPKGLMPNPKTGTVTTDVAAAVKEIKAGKVEFRADKTALVHVPVGKLSFDAQKLVDNAMTVITAVVKAKPSAAKGKYVKAVYVSSTMGPGVPLEQAVVDAAGKA; encoded by the coding sequence ATGGCTAAGAAGCTCTCCAAGAATGTCGCGAAGGCGCGCGCGGCTGTAGAAGCCCGCCCCTACTCTCTCGCTGACGCCGTTTCCCTGCTGCAGAAGGTCAAGTACGCCAAGTTCGACGAGACCGTCGACCTGACCATGCGCCTGGGTGTCGATACCCGTCACGCCGACCAGATGGTCCGCTCGACCGTGGTTCTGCCGCATGGCCTGGGTAAGACCAAGGTTGTTGCCGTCATTACCTCCGGTGACCGTATTCGCGAGGCCGAGCAGGCTGGCGCGGAGTTCTTCGGCGGCGAAGAGTTGGTCGAGAAGATCCAGAAGGAAAACTGGACCGATTTTGACGCCCTGATCGCCACCCCCGACATGATGAAGTCGGTTGGCCGCCTGGGCAAGGTGCTCGGTCCCAAGGGCCTGATGCCCAACCCGAAGACGGGTACCGTGACGACCGATGTCGCCGCTGCCGTCAAGGAAATCAAGGCTGGTAAGGTGGAGTTCCGCGCCGACAAGACCGCCCTGGTTCACGTTCCGGTGGGCAAGCTCTCGTTCGACGCGCAGAAGCTGGTGGACAACGCCATGACCGTCATTACCGCCGTGGTGAAGGCCAAGCCTTCCGCCGCCAAGGGTAAGTACGTCAAGGCCGTCTACGTCAGCTCCACGATGGGCCCCGGCGTTCCGCTGGAACAGGCTGTCGTTGACGCCGCCGGCAAGGCATAA
- the rplJ gene encoding 50S ribosomal protein L10: MAVSKAKKHATVEFLAKDLASSTSAIVGTFSGLTASKDFALRKTIREAGGKYHVIKNKLAPKAGAGTQIEGALQGLKGVSSVAYTDGDPVALAKALSTWVKDNAEFSFKLGIVDGKVITVKEIGDLASMPGKEELFSKLLFLINAPAQRLATVINATGRDLAVVIDQAVKENKLGGAAPAAPVAAAPAADAEPASEQTEAAAAEAPAEGAEQA, encoded by the coding sequence ATGGCAGTGTCCAAGGCAAAGAAGCACGCAACGGTTGAGTTCCTCGCAAAGGACCTCGCCTCCTCCACCTCGGCGATCGTCGGTACCTTCTCGGGTCTGACGGCGAGCAAGGATTTTGCTCTGCGCAAGACCATCCGCGAGGCTGGCGGCAAGTATCACGTCATCAAGAACAAGCTGGCCCCGAAGGCGGGCGCCGGCACCCAGATTGAGGGCGCTCTGCAGGGCCTGAAGGGTGTCAGCTCGGTGGCTTACACCGACGGCGATCCGGTCGCCCTGGCTAAGGCTCTGTCGACCTGGGTCAAGGACAATGCGGAGTTCAGCTTCAAGCTCGGTATCGTTGATGGCAAGGTCATCACGGTCAAGGAGATCGGCGATCTGGCCAGCATGCCTGGCAAGGAAGAGCTCTTCTCGAAGCTGCTGTTCCTTATCAATGCTCCGGCACAGCGTCTGGCTACCGTCATCAACGCCACCGGCCGCGATCTGGCTGTCGTCATCGACCAGGCTGTGAAGGAGAACAAGCTGGGCGGAGCGGCTCCGGCTGCCCCCGTGGCAGCGGCTCCCGCGGCAGATGCCGAGCCTGCTTCCGAGCAGACCGAAGCGGCTGCAGCTGAGGCTCCGGCCGAAGGCGCAGAGCAGGCCTAA
- the rplL gene encoding 50S ribosomal protein L7/L12: protein MADIQQLEDQIVSLSLLEAAELVKKLEERLGVSAAAAAPVMVAGAGAGAAAPAAEEKTEFTVILKEAGANKINTIKAVREVTALGLKEAKDLVDGAPKPLKENVSKEDAAAIAKKFDGIAAVEIK from the coding sequence ATGGCAGACATCCAGCAGTTGGAAGATCAGATCGTTAGCCTGAGCCTGCTCGAAGCAGCAGAGCTCGTCAAGAAGCTCGAAGAGCGCCTCGGCGTTTCCGCCGCTGCCGCAGCCCCCGTCATGGTGGCCGGCGCCGGTGCGGGTGCAGCTGCTCCCGCCGCCGAAGAAAAGACCGAGTTCACCGTCATCCTGAAGGAAGCCGGCGCGAACAAGATCAACACCATCAAGGCTGTGCGCGAAGTCACCGCCCTTGGCCTGAAGGAAGCCAAGGATCTGGTCGACGGAGCTCCCAAGCCTCTGAAGGAGAACGTTTCGAAGGAAGATGCGGCTGCCATCGCGAAGAAGTTCGACGGCATCGCGGCTGTCGAGATCAAGTAA